The region CTCCGTTAACCCATATCCCATTTTTAACATATTTGCTCAGTTCCCTCAAATGGTAGTGTCCAGGGTTAGTCTCTGCCCAAGAGTTGACAATTCCAATTAAAGGTTTAGAAAAATCCCTATCCTGAAATCCCATGGATTTGTACAAACTTCGCGGATATGCTCCAGCAACTCCATCAAATAGTTTGCTACTCCTTCTCGCTTCCATATAATCTCCTCCATTACAATTTAACCCCCAATTATTACAGGAAATATCTCAACCTTATCGCCATCTTTTAATAAATAATCCATATGTCCCAATCTTCCATTTATCATGAGAAAGCAGTAATCCTTATCTATTCCAAGCATCTTAACCAAATCCTCACCTTTACATCCGAAAGCTATGGACTTTTTCCCTTTAAATCCCGCTATTGGACTATGGATGAAACTTGAATGGACCTTAACTTCCACTACCAAATCCATCACCTGCCTTAAATCAACGGTACATGCCTATCATCTAAGTCCAGTTCCTTTATCTTTTCCTCAGAAGGTATGCCCTCCATCGTCCAACCTCTTATTTGATAATATTCGTATAGCATTTTCCCTAGAGGAGGCAAGTAATCGCCAGTTCCCCTATCTAATCTTGGTTGAGATAGTATTCTTGGAGGCAGTACATCGTCCTTCCTGCTAATAGAACAATATTCTACATTGTATAGCCTTTGAAGATTGAATATCCTTTCTCCTGCCATTAAAAGTTCCTCTACAGTGAAGTCATCCCAACCTATGGTATACTTAATCCATTCTACTATTTCAGTTAATGTAACTTTCCCAAATAGTAACATTTTACAGAGTTTTAAAGAGTCTAATATACACATTATATTTTGAGAATGGAATGTAAGCTGTCCTTTTCCTTCTGAACTCAATCTGTCCTGCATTTCTGTATATCCCAATTCAGGCATAGTTACACCTTTTTCAAAATAAAATCCACCAGCATGTAAATGGCACGCTCCTCTGTTGCTTGTAGCATACCCTACTGCAAGGCTGCTCATGGCTCTTGGATCATGAGCAGGTAATTCCAGTCCCTTTACATGGACTGCAAATTCAGGCGCTATTCCGCCTATCTCCTCAGAAGCTCTTTTAACTCCTTTACCCAGAAGCTCACCTATACCTTCTTTACTGCCAATCTTTTTGACCATTTCTATCATAGCTTCTCCATTTCCCCAATCGAGTTTCACTCCATCAGTATCCCTTTCATCAATTATTCCACGTTCATAAAGTTCCATAGCAAATGCTATAGCACTACCTGTAGATATGCTATCTATCCCCAGCCTGTTGCACAGTTCATTGGCATAGGCTATAGCCTCTAAATCATCCACCATACAGTTGGAACCTAGGAGGCCTATGGTTTCATACTCAGGTCCTGCACCACTTACTCCCTTGTATGGACCTTCTTTTATTTCAATATCCCTTCCACAACCTATGGGGCAACTGCCACAAAAGTATCTTTTCTTCAGAATGGTTTTGGCCATCTTTTCCCCAGAAATATTCTTGATTGATTCCCAATCACCTCTACTCCAGTTTTTAACTGGTATATCCCCCCATTTTTCAGCCATCACAGCGCCACCAGCAGTACCTAATTGTTTCAAGCTTTGAGTGTTGGCAATAATTTTGGGTAATGATTTTTTCAGGCATTCCTTTAATCCCTCTTCATCGGCTACATCCACTTTCCCGCTACCAATTACCGCTATGGCCTTTAAATTCTTTGAACCCATTACAGCCCCAAGGCCTGCCCTACCTACAGCCCTTGCATCTTTGCCATCGTGCATTATGCTAGCTATTAATACTTGCTTCTCCCCTGCTGGACCAATACAAGATGTTACAGTCTTGGGACCATGTGTTTCCTTAAGTTTTTCATCCACTTCTATAGTATCTAGGCCCCACAGATGTTCACCATCTAATATGCTAACCTGTCCTTCTTCTACCAATATATACACGGGCTTTTCCGCCTTTCCGTGTATTATTATCCCATCATAACCCGCTCTCTTCAGATTTACACCCCAGGTACCACCTACATCACCTTCACCAAATATACCAGTTAAAGGAGATTTGGCAGTTATCTCATGCCTCCCCGACGATGGTACTCTAGTTCCTGTAAAGGGGCCAGTCATATATATAAGGTGATTTTCTGGCCCTAGTGGATCGGTATTTTCATCGGTTCTATCGTACAATATCTTAGCCGCTATTCCACTAGCTCCTAAATACTTCCTAAGCATCCTGTCCGGATATTTTTCTATTTCTATATTCCCAGTGGTTAAATCTATGTTTAAAACTTTACCAGTATATCCTCCTAACACGAATTACACCTCCTGTGCCTTGGAAAAAAGAGTAATATTGCCTTTAAAATCAAATGAGATATCTTTGATCTCTCCTATTAATTCAATGTCCTCTTTTAACTTAGCTTCTTCGATTAAACTTTCAGATATGAAAATTTCATCTAAATCTCTAGTGTTTTTAATGATGGCAAGCCTTACATTTTCTTTATTCTCTATATTCGAAGTTTTTATGGCAGCTTGGATAGCTTCCCTATCATTTTTTAAAACCATTGGAATTTTAACGCTATCAGGTACTGTGGAAGTTATGGCATTAGGATAAGTTTGTCCCCATTCCATGCTTTTAAACACCTTTTCCGTCGTAAAATCTACTATACCTATCCCATTAGCATTGCCCTGGGTTCTATGGGTTAAATTGAGTACTGCAATTCTAGTTATTTTAGGACCTCCGTAGGCATATGGAGTATGGTATCTACCTATTACATTGGTATCCATACCAGTGCCACTAATATCCTTACCTATCTCCTCAATTATCAATACATCTAACTGATCAAAATTTATTTTGCCCATCAAGGCCTTTGCTTCTTTCAATAAAGATGGCTCTTTGCTTTCTATTTCATCTTTACTTAAAGCGATTATTTTAGCAGTCTCATCGTAAGCATTTTCTATTATGCCTATTGCAAATACAATGTTCTTCTTCTCTATAACCACCCTCCCAATGGCAGGCACATTTTTAGCCATAGTACCAAAACCCAATCTATGACAGGTTTCTGCACCTTTCTGTTTCCCCAAACCTATTGCCATCATCTTCATTAGTCCGCTTTCGTATTCTCCTCTAAAAGAGGTGTGAAGTTTAATCCTATTGATGACTACTATCCCATCAGCCTCATTGGCATATCTATCAACGAAGACAGGTACCCCATCTTCCGTATGCCCAATCAAATCTACTTCCATAGAGGATTTAATTGGCGCTTTAATATATTCTTCACTGATACCCATCTTGTTCAATAAATTGACTTGTCCATCTGCAGTAGCCCCTCCGTGGCTACCCATAGCCGGGATAATGAAAGGATATGCCCTTTGAGCCCTGATATAAGTTACCAGTTCTTTCATCATTAAAGGCAAATTGGCTATGCCTCTGCTGCCTGCTGTTATGGCTATCCTCTGTCCCGGTTTGACATTGGATAAAAGCCCTTTATCCGTAAGCTGGTTATAAAGTTCTTTTGAAATATCTTCCACTCTAATCCTTGGAAATATCTGCTTAGCTTTTATGACCCTTGGTATAGGGACGTCCTCTAATAGTTTGCTAACTATGTCCATGGTGGCCTCCCATTAAAATATTGATTCATCACAGCTTACAAACACAAAAGTCTACAAAAAGATTTAGTTGGTTTGAAACCAACTAAAAATAATTGTTAAGTTTATTTACTCCTTGCAGCTACTGCTCTATCATATAATTCTTGGCAACGACAAGAACGTTTTTCAGGAATCTCTAGTGCTACTTTGCAAAGCAAGTTTTGCAGTTTTTCATTATTCTCTTTTACAACGCTTCTATGGGTTTCTAAATCTGGTTCATCTTCAGATAATCCTGCTGCCATATTAGTTATTATGGCCACTGCTGAATAGCAAATACCCAGTTCCCTTGCTAAAGCTGCTTCTCGTGCATTGGTCATCCCTACCATATCTGCCCCTAATATTTTAAATGCTCTTATTTCTGCAGCAGTCTCATAACGTGGCCCATCAAAGGATACATAAGTCCCCGTTGGATACATGTGGTAATCTAAATCTTCAGCAACCTTTATGAATATATCCCTTAGCTCACTACAATAGGGTTCAGTCATATCCAATGATAACTTCCCATAAGTAGTATGATAAGAATGGAAATCGATAAATTGATCTAATAATACCAAATCACCAGATTTATATTTGGGATTAATTCCCCCAGCTGCAACTGTAGCTATTACCCTGTTTACCCCCATCCGTTTAAAGGCCATCATATTGGCATGATGGTTTATTTCGAATGCCAATCTGCCATGTTCTACACCGTGGCGAGGTAAGAATAGAATATCCCTATCCTTTAATTTCCCTTTAAACATTTGCACATGGCCATATTCAGTCTCTACAGTAATGGTTTCTGCTTTACCAAATAAATCTACACTATAAAAACCTGTTCCTCCAATAATTCCTATCATTATAGCTTCCCTCTCCTTCTTTGATAGTTTTCTATTTTACTCATCATGATATTTCCCTACACCAGCAGGGGCTCGGGAGCTTCTAATGCCTATAGACAATACTATTATGGTGAGTATGTAAGGCATCATTCTAACAATATTGCTAGGAATAAGTTTCCCTTGAAATATAGTCTGTAGCGATTCAAAGAAACCAAAAAACAGGCTTCCCAACAGTGAACCTATAGGGCTAAACCCTCCAAAGGCATTGATAACTATGGCAATATAGCCTCTGCCTCCAGTCATGCCATCTACAAATATATTCAATTGTCCTAGGGATAGATACGCTCCCCCTAGGCCACATAGTAATCCGCACATTAATACTCCGAAATATTTGTATGCTACCACATTTATCCCAACTGTGTTGGCTGCTTGTGGATTTTCTCCTACCATTCTCAATCTAAGACCAGATGCAGTTTTAAACATATATATCCAGGACAGCAATACTATCACAAGGGACATATAAAACAAAATATTTTGTTCAGCTAACATGTTTCCAATAATGGGCATCTCTTTTAACCAGTCAGCTTGAATTTTTGAAAACGCACTAACTCTAGGCGAATTTCCGTTTCTTTCCCAAATAATCTGCAACAAAAGTGTAGCTGCTGCTGCAGATAGCAAATTTACGCTCATTCCACTTAAAGTGGCATTAACTTTAAAAGTCACATGTAAAACTGCATGCTGTAATGCAAATAGCATTCCAAATACTGCTGCAAATAATAAGCCTATCCAAGGGTTGTCAAAAATGTAGGATCCTAAAACACCAAAAAATGCTCCTCCTATCATCATACCTTCGCAGCCAAGGTCACTGACTCCGGAACGCATGGAAAAAGTTGCTCCAGTGGAAGCCAATATAAGTGGAACAGACATGCGTAAAGTAGAAGTAATGATAATTTCTAGAATGTTAAATATTTCCTTCATCGTTGACCACCTCGCCTTCAGCCAAGTTCTGTTGTCTTTTTATAATTTTTTTCTTTTTAGGAGAAAGCCTATCTTTCAATGATAAAACAGCTTCTATTAAACGAGGTGCAGCCACATATGCAACAACAACAGCTTGTATTGCATCTACAAATTCTATAG is a window of Tepidimicrobium xylanilyticum DNA encoding:
- a CDS encoding MoaD/ThiS family protein — its product is MEVKVHSSFIHSPIAGFKGKKSIAFGCKGEDLVKMLGIDKDYCFLMINGRLGHMDYLLKDGDKVEIFPVIIGG
- a CDS encoding aldehyde ferredoxin oxidoreductase family protein, translated to MLGGYTGKVLNIDLTTGNIEIEKYPDRMLRKYLGASGIAAKILYDRTDENTDPLGPENHLIYMTGPFTGTRVPSSGRHEITAKSPLTGIFGEGDVGGTWGVNLKRAGYDGIIIHGKAEKPVYILVEEGQVSILDGEHLWGLDTIEVDEKLKETHGPKTVTSCIGPAGEKQVLIASIMHDGKDARAVGRAGLGAVMGSKNLKAIAVIGSGKVDVADEEGLKECLKKSLPKIIANTQSLKQLGTAGGAVMAEKWGDIPVKNWSRGDWESIKNISGEKMAKTILKKRYFCGSCPIGCGRDIEIKEGPYKGVSGAGPEYETIGLLGSNCMVDDLEAIAYANELCNRLGIDSISTGSAIAFAMELYERGIIDERDTDGVKLDWGNGEAMIEMVKKIGSKEGIGELLGKGVKRASEEIGGIAPEFAVHVKGLELPAHDPRAMSSLAVGYATSNRGACHLHAGGFYFEKGVTMPELGYTEMQDRLSSEGKGQLTFHSQNIMCILDSLKLCKMLLFGKVTLTEIVEWIKYTIGWDDFTVEELLMAGERIFNLQRLYNVEYCSISRKDDVLPPRILSQPRLDRGTGDYLPPLGKMLYEYYQIRGWTMEGIPSEEKIKELDLDDRHVPLI
- a CDS encoding nickel pincer cofactor-dependent isomerase, group 22 gives rise to the protein MDIVSKLLEDVPIPRVIKAKQIFPRIRVEDISKELYNQLTDKGLLSNVKPGQRIAITAGSRGIANLPLMMKELVTYIRAQRAYPFIIPAMGSHGGATADGQVNLLNKMGISEEYIKAPIKSSMEVDLIGHTEDGVPVFVDRYANEADGIVVINRIKLHTSFRGEYESGLMKMMAIGLGKQKGAETCHRLGFGTMAKNVPAIGRVVIEKKNIVFAIGIIENAYDETAKIIALSKDEIESKEPSLLKEAKALMGKINFDQLDVLIIEEIGKDISGTGMDTNVIGRYHTPYAYGGPKITRIAVLNLTHRTQGNANGIGIVDFTTEKVFKSMEWGQTYPNAITSTVPDSVKIPMVLKNDREAIQAAIKTSNIENKENVRLAIIKNTRDLDEIFISESLIEEAKLKEDIELIGEIKDISFDFKGNITLFSKAQEV
- a CDS encoding ABC transporter permease, which gives rise to MKEIFNILEIIITSTLRMSVPLILASTGATFSMRSGVSDLGCEGMMIGGAFFGVLGSYIFDNPWIGLLFAAVFGMLFALQHAVLHVTFKVNATLSGMSVNLLSAAAATLLLQIIWERNGNSPRVSAFSKIQADWLKEMPIIGNMLAEQNILFYMSLVIVLLSWIYMFKTASGLRLRMVGENPQAANTVGINVVAYKYFGVLMCGLLCGLGGAYLSLGQLNIFVDGMTGGRGYIAIVINAFGGFSPIGSLLGSLFFGFFESLQTIFQGKLIPSNIVRMMPYILTIIVLSIGIRSSRAPAGVGKYHDE
- a CDS encoding MTAP family purine nucleoside phosphorylase, which codes for MIGIIGGTGFYSVDLFGKAETITVETEYGHVQMFKGKLKDRDILFLPRHGVEHGRLAFEINHHANMMAFKRMGVNRVIATVAAGGINPKYKSGDLVLLDQFIDFHSYHTTYGKLSLDMTEPYCSELRDIFIKVAEDLDYHMYPTGTYVSFDGPRYETAAEIRAFKILGADMVGMTNAREAALARELGICYSAVAIITNMAAGLSEDEPDLETHRSVVKENNEKLQNLLCKVALEIPEKRSCRCQELYDRAVAARSK